A single region of the Acidobacteriota bacterium genome encodes:
- a CDS encoding helix-turn-helix transcriptional regulator: MSRAGRIESIVATLQEAAFDEDRWAVASALIDDAARVLGSHLSVLRREWPSEFLFSRILFHGEPLDEVERMYVQDYGSRDERGPRLRALPYGCLVHNTALFTEREMKTSPLYCGFLPRVGSNNQALVRLEGVHDTDIYWCLTAPTGSDWGSEEIAVIERLLPHVRHFVRVRQALTSADAREASLTGLLDRSGLAVLHLDRTGRVLEANALARELLVTRDLILQRDRQLRARAPNSDTRLGRLLSICCRKGVGGSMTLHPHSGTADSEPLLLCACPVAPDHTTFDSRGVSVQVLLTRLGSTRSVDTRHLTELYDLTPAESRVAGLLAEGRAVSEIAASTGRKESTVRWHVRNLHSKLGVHRQMDLVRLVLSAAAAAPAE, translated from the coding sequence GTGAGTAGAGCGGGCCGAATCGAGAGCATCGTTGCCACTCTGCAAGAAGCGGCGTTCGACGAGGATCGATGGGCGGTCGCGTCGGCGCTGATCGACGATGCGGCGCGCGTCCTGGGCAGTCACCTCAGTGTGCTAAGGCGCGAGTGGCCTTCCGAGTTCCTGTTCAGCCGGATCCTGTTCCACGGCGAGCCGCTCGACGAGGTGGAGCGGATGTACGTCCAGGACTATGGGTCTCGCGATGAGCGCGGGCCCCGCCTGCGTGCCCTGCCGTACGGATGCCTGGTCCATAACACGGCGCTCTTCACCGAACGCGAGATGAAGACGTCACCCTTGTATTGCGGTTTCCTGCCCCGTGTTGGTAGCAACAATCAAGCTCTCGTGCGTCTCGAGGGCGTGCATGACACGGACATCTACTGGTGCTTGACGGCACCGACGGGCAGTGATTGGGGTTCCGAAGAGATAGCCGTCATCGAGCGTCTCTTGCCTCACGTTCGGCATTTCGTTCGGGTTCGCCAGGCGCTGACGTCGGCCGACGCCCGTGAGGCTTCGCTGACCGGGCTGCTCGATCGGTCCGGTCTCGCGGTGCTCCACCTGGACCGGACAGGTCGCGTGTTGGAGGCGAACGCGCTCGCTCGGGAGCTGCTCGTGACCCGCGACCTCATCCTGCAGCGGGATCGTCAATTACGGGCGCGAGCGCCCAACTCGGACACGAGGCTGGGCCGGCTTCTGTCGATCTGCTGCCGCAAGGGCGTCGGCGGTTCGATGACGCTCCATCCTCACAGTGGGACGGCCGATAGCGAACCGCTGTTGCTGTGTGCTTGCCCCGTAGCGCCGGACCACACGACCTTCGATTCTCGCGGCGTTTCCGTGCAGGTCCTTCTGACGAGGCTGGGCAGTACGCGGAGTGTCGATACGCGGCACCTCACCGAGCTGTACGACCTGACCCCGGCCGAAAGCCGAGTGGCCGGCTTGCTGGCCGAGGGCCGGGCGGTCAGCGAGATCGCGGCGTCCACCGGCCGCAAGGAGAGCACGGTCCGGTGGCACGTCCGGAACCTCCACTCGAAGCTGGGCGTTCATCGCCAGATGGACCTGGTGCGCCTCGTGTTGTCGGCGGCGGCCGCTGCGCCGGCCGAGTAG
- a CDS encoding helix-turn-helix transcriptional regulator, with product MAPPAGRAGDDPATRDSGSRVDPRILVEKYGLTPAEGEVAAALAEGRTVSEIAATTGREESTVRWHVKNLHSKLGVHRQADVVRLVLLSATAASQAS from the coding sequence ATGGCCCCTCCCGCCGGCAGAGCCGGAGACGATCCGGCCACGAGGGACAGCGGCTCCCGTGTGGACCCGCGGATCCTGGTGGAGAAGTATGGCCTCACACCTGCCGAGGGTGAGGTGGCCGCGGCGCTGGCGGAGGGCCGTACGGTAAGCGAGATCGCAGCGACCACCGGCCGCGAGGAGAGCACGGTGCGTTGGCACGTGAAGAACCTCCACTCCAAGCTCGGCGTCCATCGCCAGGCGGACGTCGTCCGTCTCGTGCTGCTGTCGGCGACGGCCGCGTCGCAGGCGAGTTGA